A part of Rhipicephalus microplus isolate Deutch F79 chromosome 8, USDA_Rmic, whole genome shotgun sequence genomic DNA contains:
- the LOC142768299 gene encoding uncharacterized protein LOC142768299, translating to MPPALFDKLLGFVAADLTRQHFIREPLEPGERLAITLSYLASGLDICNVALANRVGIETDRRSIHVTCRAIWARLKDHYRKVPTKADWAKIAGDFTRRWQFPNCLGAVDGKHVAITCPPKSGSAFFNYKEVA from the exons ATGCCACCCGCGCTGTTCGACAAGTTGCTGGGCTTTGTTGCTGCGGACTTGACACGGCAGCACTTCATACGAGAGCCCCTGGAGCCAGGCGAAAGGCTTGCAATAACCTTGAG CTACCTGGCTTCAGGGCTGGACATCTGCAACGTGGCTCTCGCCAACCGTGTCGGCATTGAAACTGACCGGAGAAGCATTCACGTGACCTGTAGAGCCATTTGGGCTCGCCTGAAGGACCACTATAGGAAG GTACCAACCAAGGCTGACTGGGCCAAGATTGCGGGCGACTTCACCCGGCGTTGGCAGTTCCCGAACTGTTTGGGGGCTGTTGacgggaagcacgtcgccatCACCTGCCCGCCGAAATCTGGAAGTGCCTTCTTCAATTACAAG GAAGTTGCCTAA